One Serratia liquefaciens genomic window, CGCAGATCCATACGCAGTTGCACCACGCCATGCTGACCGTTCAGCGTCGACAGGCTGATCTGCCCTTCTGCCCGGTGACGATCGCGGCCGTTCAACCAGGTCAACTGCGGGATTTCGAATTCGGCACGCGCGCCAGCGGGCGTCAGGAATGAGATGCGGCTGTCGCGCAGGTCGAAATGATCCAGCTGATGCAGCAGCAAATCGGTGATTTTACCCGGTTCGATAGTGCTGCCCTGGTGCTCATCGCCGCCCAGCGTGGTGTTAAGATCGAACTGGAGTTGGTGGAAGGTAAGATCGCGGAACTGCCAGCGCCAATGCAGCAGCGATTGCCACACGTCCAGCGCCAGCGTAACGCGTTCAATATGCAGGTTACTTTTAGGCAGCGCGGCGCGCACGTTGCGCATTTCAAGCTGTGGGCCAAAAGTTTCCCAACTGCCCTGCATGAAATCGACCTGTACGGGCACGCCGGAGAGGCTTTCAACCTTGGCCAGCAATTGAGGGCGGTAGTTGTTCAGTTCAGGCAGCGCCAGACGCAGCCCGCTGATCAGCAACGCCACGATGACAATCAGAGTGGCGCCTGTAGCTAACAAAATCCCAGGCAGTCGCCTCACGCAGTTCTCCTTGCTTCCGCTGCCTGGCAACGGGAATCTCTATGCACGGTGGGGCTCAGCACGCTGAGCCCCACCCATGTCGGTCTTTGGCCGCCGCCCGGCGGACTACATCATGACAACGTCAAATTGTTCCTGGCTGTATAAAGGTTCGATTTGTACCTTCACCTGCTTGCCCACAAAGATTTCCACTTCGGCCAGCGCATGGGACTCTTCGCTTTTCAGCGCCTCGCCCACCGCCGCAGAAGCGTAAACCAGGAAACGATCTGAATCATAAGCATGGTGTACGCGCACAATTTCACGCAAAATTTCGTAGCACACGGTTTCCACTGTTTTCAGCGTGCCGCGTCCATGACAGGTAGGACAATCGTTACACAGCACATGTTCAATGCTTTCCCGTGTACGTTTACGCGTCATTTCCACTAAGCCTAGCTGAGAGAAGCCGTTGATCGTGGTTTTTACTCGATCTTTACTCAGCGCCAACTCCAGCGAATGCAGCACCCGACGACGATGCTCCTCATTGTTCATGTCAATGAAGTCAATGATGATAATGCCGCCCAAGTTGCGCAGCCGTAGCTGGCGGGCAATGGCCTGGGTCGCTTCGATATTGGTGTTGAAGATGGTTTCGTCGAGGTTGCGATGACCGACAAAGGCACCGGTATTGATATCCACGGTGGTCATCGCCTCGGTCTGATCGATGATCAGGTAACCGCCGGACTTCAGCTCTACCTTGCGCTCCAGCGCACGCTGTATCTCGTTTTCGACGTCGTACAGATCGAAGATCGGCTGGCTGCCGGTGTACAGCTCCAGCTTGGCGGTAATATCCGGGATGTACTCACCGGTAAATTCCACCAGCAGGTCGTGGGTCAGGCGGGAATCGACGCGGATCCGGTCCAGCGCCGCGCCGGCGAAATCACGCAGAATGCGTTGCGCCAGTGCCAGCTCACCGTACAGTTTGTATTTGGTCTGGTTGCGTTTTTTACGCTCCATTACCTTGGTCCACAGGCGTTTGAGGAAGGCGGCGTCCTGCGCCAGCTCTTCTTCGCCAATGCCTTCCGCCGCGGTGCGGATGATAAAACCGCCCAGCTCATCACAGTAACCGGCCACCGCTTTTTTCAGGCGATCGCGCTCGGCTTCACTTTCTATACGCTGGGAAACGCCAACGTGCGCCGCCCCCGGCATAAACACCAGGTAACGCGAAGGCAAAGTGATGTCGGTGGTCAGGCGTGCGCCCTTGGTACCGAGCGGATCTTTCACCACCTGCACCATCAGATCCTGCCCCTGGCGCACCAGTTCGGCAATGTCACGCACGTGGAAATTTTTCTGCTCATCGCCGGCGACGCATTCCGTGTGCGGCATGATATCGGAAGCGTGCAGGAAGGCCGCTTTATCCAGACCGATATCGACGAATGCCGCCTGCATGCCCGGCAACACGCGGCTTACGCGCCCTTTATAAATATTGCCGACGATGCCGCGCTTGGATTCGCGCTCGATATGGATCTCTTGCAGGATGCCGCCATCAATATAGGCAACCCGCGTTTCAGACGGTGTGATATTAACCAGTAGCTCAGCTGTCATGCCTTCTCCTCAGAGCCGGTCGATAATGGCAGCGCCCATCAACCGGTTCTTACATCACGTAATGCGACAAAATTACTGAGCAGCTCATGTGTTTCGACTAACGGCAGACCCATCACCG contains:
- the rng gene encoding ribonuclease G yields the protein MTAELLVNITPSETRVAYIDGGILQEIHIERESKRGIVGNIYKGRVSRVLPGMQAAFVDIGLDKAAFLHASDIMPHTECVAGDEQKNFHVRDIAELVRQGQDLMVQVVKDPLGTKGARLTTDITLPSRYLVFMPGAAHVGVSQRIESEAERDRLKKAVAGYCDELGGFIIRTAAEGIGEEELAQDAAFLKRLWTKVMERKKRNQTKYKLYGELALAQRILRDFAGAALDRIRVDSRLTHDLLVEFTGEYIPDITAKLELYTGSQPIFDLYDVENEIQRALERKVELKSGGYLIIDQTEAMTTVDINTGAFVGHRNLDETIFNTNIEATQAIARQLRLRNLGGIIIIDFIDMNNEEHRRRVLHSLELALSKDRVKTTINGFSQLGLVEMTRKRTRESIEHVLCNDCPTCHGRGTLKTVETVCYEILREIVRVHHAYDSDRFLVYASAAVGEALKSEESHALAEVEIFVGKQVKVQIEPLYSQEQFDVVMM